A genomic window from Schistocerca serialis cubense isolate TAMUIC-IGC-003099 chromosome 4, iqSchSeri2.2, whole genome shotgun sequence includes:
- the LOC126473491 gene encoding protein cbp-1-like, whose protein sequence is MSMRNELHNQAQSAFGCTCSNCKDHVETRYHCNVCDDFDLCVQCYEKNGHPHSMEKRGMDDDISYSNLKKAYPQEARKLSIKRCIQKLVHACQCHNVNCCQPGCQKMKRVVRHTKVCKSKTKGGCSVCKQLVAIGCYHSKHCQIHIHSYILTRKKRKTLSGERKIQLLQSTAAVQRAGERFSLSSYNKPLRKRRGCAERLKIGQPSYMEPKCSVPFCPNIKHTLKQHKIQQVDNLQRRMAAMNIRTTVPVGLLPGSSGVLGVGGAGSAVTPVGDFTPATSGAGIWVGLQPSHRSDISGLKPDAQTPSAHCEIDMQIED, encoded by the exons ATGTCAATGCGTAATGAACTTCATAACCAAGCTCAAAGTGCATTTGGATGTACATGCAGTAACTGTAAGGATCATGTAGAAACACGTTACCACTGCAATGTTTGTGAT GATTTTGACCTGTGCGTTCAGTGCTATGAGAAAAACGGACATCCTCATAGCATGGAGAAACGCGGTATGGATGATGACATCTCGTACTCAAATTTGAAGAAAGCATATCCTCAG GAGGCGCGGAAACTTTCTATAAAACGTTGCATCCAGAAATTAGTACATGCGTGCCAGTGCCATAATGTCAACTGTTGCCAGCCCGGCTGTCAGAAGATGAAACGAGTTGTACGGCATACAAAAGTATGTAAAAGTAAGACAAAAGGTGGCTGCAGTGTATGCAAACAGCTTGTTGCAATTGGCTGTTACCATTCAAAGCATTGCCAG atacacattcacagctatatccttacaaggaagaaaaggaaaacactgTCAGGTGAAAGAAAAATTCAGTTGTTGCAAAGTACAGCAGCAGTGCAGCGTGCAGGAGAAAGATTCTCGCTGTCTAGCTATAACAAGCCACTCAGAAAGAGAAGGGGATGTGCAGAGAGGCTGAAAATTGGGCAGCCTTCCTACATG GAACCAAAATGTTCAGTGCCATTCTGTCCCAACATCAAACATACGCTGAAGCAGCATAAAATTCAGCAAGTAGATAACCTACAAAGGCGAATGGCAGCAATGAACATCAGGACAACAGTACCTGTTGGTCTACTACCAGGCAGTTCAGGGGTGCTGGGTGTTGGTGGTGCAGGTTCAGCAGTTACTCCAGTGGGTGATTTTACACCAGCAACATCAGGTGCTGGCATTTGGGTTGGTTTGCAGCCTTCACATCGATCAGACATTAGTGGTTTGAAGCCTGATGCACAGACTCCCAGTGCACATTGTGAAATAG